The Rhodococcus sp. X156 genome window below encodes:
- the sucC gene encoding ADP-forming succinate--CoA ligase subunit beta: MDLFEYQAKDLFAKHGVPTTPGRVAETAEEAKTIAEEIGKPVMVKAQVKVGGRGKAGGVKYAATAEDAHKEAQNIIGMDIKGHVVPNVLVAEASDIAAEYYISFLLDRTNRTFLAMCSVEGGVEIEVTAEENPDALAKVPVDANKGVDLATARSIAEKGGLPAEVLDSAAECITKLWDVFVNEDALLVEVNPLVRTPDDRILALDGKVTLDANADFRHADHADLEDKGAADPLEAKAKAKGLNYVKLDGEVGIIGNGAGLVMSTLDVVAYAGEDFGGVKPANFLDIGGGASAQVMADGLDVILGDPSVKSVFVNVFGGITSCDAVANGIVQALEMLGDSATKPLVVRLDGNNVDEGRRILAEAAHPLVQQADTMDGAASKAAELAAAK; the protein is encoded by the coding sequence ATGGATCTCTTCGAATACCAGGCGAAGGACCTTTTCGCCAAGCACGGAGTACCGACCACCCCCGGCCGGGTCGCTGAGACCGCCGAGGAGGCCAAGACCATTGCCGAGGAGATCGGCAAGCCCGTCATGGTCAAGGCCCAGGTGAAGGTCGGTGGGCGTGGCAAGGCCGGTGGCGTCAAGTACGCCGCCACCGCCGAGGACGCGCACAAGGAAGCCCAGAACATCATCGGCATGGACATCAAGGGCCACGTCGTGCCCAACGTCCTGGTCGCCGAGGCGAGCGACATCGCCGCCGAGTACTACATCTCCTTCCTGCTCGACCGCACCAACCGCACGTTCCTCGCGATGTGCTCGGTCGAGGGTGGAGTCGAGATCGAGGTCACGGCCGAGGAGAACCCCGACGCGCTGGCCAAGGTGCCCGTGGACGCGAACAAGGGTGTCGACCTGGCCACCGCGCGCAGCATCGCCGAGAAGGGTGGACTGCCCGCCGAGGTGCTCGACTCCGCGGCCGAGTGCATCACCAAGCTGTGGGACGTCTTCGTCAACGAGGACGCGCTCCTCGTCGAGGTGAACCCGCTGGTGCGCACCCCGGACGACCGGATCCTGGCCCTCGACGGCAAGGTCACCCTGGACGCCAACGCGGACTTCCGCCACGCCGACCACGCCGACCTGGAGGACAAGGGTGCAGCTGACCCCCTCGAGGCCAAGGCGAAGGCCAAGGGCCTGAACTACGTCAAGCTCGACGGCGAGGTCGGGATCATCGGCAACGGCGCCGGTCTGGTCATGTCCACCCTGGACGTCGTCGCCTACGCGGGCGAGGACTTCGGTGGCGTCAAGCCCGCCAACTTCCTGGACATCGGTGGCGGCGCCTCGGCGCAGGTCATGGCGGACGGCCTGGACGTCATCCTCGGTGACCCGAGCGTGAAGAGCGTCTTCGTCAACGTCTTCGGTGGCATCACCTCCTGCGACGCGGTCGCCAACGGCATCGTGCAGGCGCTGGAGATGCTCGGTGACTCGGCTACCAAGCCGCTGGTCGTCCGTCTGGACGGCAACAACGTCGACGAGGGTCGACGCATCCTCGCCGAGGCCGCGCACCCGCTGGTGCAGCAGGCCGACACCATGGACGGCGCGGCCAGCAAGGCTGCCGAGCTCGCGGCCGCGAAGTAA
- a CDS encoding ATP-binding protein, with the protein MPTATSTPALRRRTGARVIGGVAGGVAEHLGVDVFRVRVVFVLLAALGGAGVVGYGLLWIFTRPGDDVAPAPPGERRRALGLAVIGLALAGVMSMLLSGSAGALAPLLVISVGAALVWQEADAGRGLRTRPKMLTLARVVAGVTLVVVGFAVVVLGQLDLGALRAGVLAVLATLLGVALLSVPFWLRLARDLAEERRVRIRSEERADIASHLHDSVLQTLALIQKQAHSPTEVSRLARAQERDLRSWLFSEESSDDPAAPTLAACLRAVAAEVEDDHGVTIRPVIVGDADLTAELRALCAAAREAMVNAAKHAGVQEVDVFAEVEEQRVSVFVRDRGKGFDPEAVAADRHGLQRSVHDRMVRHGGTAEVISAPGRGTEVRLGLPLGTSDD; encoded by the coding sequence GTGCCCACCGCCACCTCCACCCCGGCGCTGCGCCGCCGCACCGGTGCGCGGGTGATCGGTGGTGTGGCGGGTGGGGTGGCTGAGCACCTGGGCGTAGACGTCTTCCGGGTGCGCGTGGTGTTCGTGCTGCTGGCCGCGCTGGGTGGGGCCGGCGTCGTCGGCTACGGCCTGCTCTGGATCTTCACCCGCCCTGGCGACGACGTGGCCCCCGCCCCGCCGGGGGAGCGGCGGCGGGCGCTGGGGCTCGCCGTCATCGGCCTCGCCCTGGCCGGCGTGATGTCCATGCTGCTCAGCGGCAGTGCCGGGGCACTGGCGCCACTGCTGGTGATCTCCGTCGGCGCGGCCCTGGTGTGGCAGGAGGCGGACGCGGGCCGGGGGTTGCGCACCCGCCCCAAGATGCTGACCCTGGCGCGGGTGGTCGCGGGCGTGACCCTGGTGGTGGTCGGGTTCGCGGTGGTGGTCCTGGGCCAGCTCGACCTGGGGGCGCTGCGTGCCGGCGTGCTGGCGGTGCTGGCGACGCTGCTCGGGGTGGCCCTGCTCAGCGTGCCGTTCTGGCTGCGGCTGGCCCGCGACCTCGCCGAGGAGCGCCGCGTGCGCATCCGCAGCGAGGAGCGCGCCGACATCGCCTCGCACCTGCACGACTCGGTGCTGCAGACGCTGGCCCTCATCCAGAAGCAGGCGCACAGCCCCACGGAGGTGAGCCGGCTGGCACGCGCCCAGGAGCGGGACCTGCGCAGCTGGCTGTTCAGCGAGGAGAGCTCCGACGACCCGGCCGCGCCCACCCTGGCGGCCTGCCTGCGCGCCGTCGCGGCCGAGGTGGAGGACGACCACGGCGTCACCATCCGACCGGTGATCGTGGGCGACGCCGACCTCACCGCGGAGCTGCGCGCGCTGTGCGCCGCGGCCCGGGAGGCGATGGTGAACGCGGCCAAGCACGCCGGGGTCCAGGAGGTCGACGTGTTCGCAGAGGTGGAGGAGCAACGGGTGAGCGTGTTCGTCAGGGACCGGGGCAAGGGCTTCGACCCGGAGGCGGTGGCCGCCGACCGGCACGGCCTGCAGCGGTCGGTGCACGACCGGATGGTCCGCCACGGCGGCACCGCCGAGGTGATCAGCGCCCCCGGTCGCGGCACCGAGGTGCGCCTGGGCCTGCCGCTGGGGACCAGCGATGACTGA
- the sucD gene encoding succinate--CoA ligase subunit alpha, which produces MAIFLTKDSKVIVQGITGSEGTKHTRRMVASGTNVVGGVNPRKAGTDVDGIPVFASVAEAMKETGADVSVIFVPPAFAKAAVVEAIDAEIGLAVVITEGIPVHDSAGFWAYNVEQGEKTRILGPNCPGIISPGQSNAGIIPSNIAESGKIGLVSKSGTLTYQMMYELRDFGFSTAVGIGGDPVIGTTHIDCLKAFEEDPDTAAIVMIGEIGGDAEERAADYIKEHVTKPVVGYVAGFTAPEGKTMGHAGAIVSGSSGTAQAKQDALEAAGVKVGKTPSATADLMREIMKSL; this is translated from the coding sequence GTGGCTATTTTCCTGACCAAGGACAGCAAGGTCATCGTCCAGGGCATCACCGGCTCGGAGGGCACCAAGCACACCCGCCGCATGGTCGCCTCCGGCACCAACGTCGTGGGCGGTGTCAACCCGCGCAAGGCGGGCACTGACGTCGACGGCATCCCGGTGTTCGCCAGCGTCGCCGAGGCCATGAAGGAGACCGGCGCCGACGTCAGCGTCATCTTCGTGCCGCCGGCGTTCGCCAAGGCTGCCGTCGTCGAGGCCATCGACGCCGAGATCGGCCTCGCCGTGGTCATCACCGAGGGCATCCCGGTGCACGACTCGGCCGGCTTCTGGGCCTACAACGTGGAGCAGGGCGAGAAGACCCGCATCCTCGGCCCCAACTGCCCCGGCATCATCAGCCCCGGACAGTCCAACGCCGGGATCATCCCGTCCAACATCGCCGAGTCCGGCAAGATCGGGCTGGTCTCCAAGTCCGGCACGCTGACCTACCAGATGATGTACGAGCTGCGTGACTTCGGCTTCTCCACCGCCGTGGGCATCGGCGGCGACCCGGTCATCGGGACCACCCACATCGACTGCCTCAAGGCGTTCGAGGAGGACCCCGACACCGCGGCCATCGTGATGATCGGTGAGATCGGTGGCGACGCCGAGGAGCGTGCCGCCGACTACATCAAGGAGCACGTGACCAAGCCCGTCGTGGGCTACGTCGCCGGCTTCACCGCCCCCGAGGGCAAGACCATGGGCCACGCTGGCGCCATCGTGTCCGGCTCCTCGGGCACCGCGCAGGCCAAGCAGGACGCTCTCGAGGCCGCCGGGGTCAAGGTCGGCAAGACGCCGTCCGCCACCGCGGACCTGATGCGCGAGATCATGAAGTCCCTGTAG
- the purN gene encoding phosphoribosylglycinamide formyltransferase translates to MNAPREDQPPVAGAPARVVVLVSGAGSLMQALVAAAGSAEHPFQVVAVGTDRDCPAVQHATDAGLAAFTVRLGDHPDRGAWDHALADAVAAHAPDLVVSAGFMKVLGPAFLARFGGRTLNTHPALLPSFPGAHAVSDALAYGVKVSGSTVHLVDAGVDTGPILAQEAVAVLDDDDEASLHERIKVVERRLLVDVVSAVAARGISTDGRKARIHE, encoded by the coding sequence CTGAACGCGCCCCGCGAGGATCAACCGCCGGTCGCCGGGGCACCGGCCCGCGTCGTCGTCCTCGTCTCGGGTGCCGGCAGCCTGATGCAGGCGCTGGTCGCTGCCGCCGGTTCTGCCGAGCACCCCTTCCAGGTGGTCGCCGTGGGCACCGACCGTGACTGCCCCGCTGTGCAGCACGCCACCGACGCCGGCCTGGCTGCCTTCACCGTCCGCCTCGGCGACCACCCGGACCGCGGGGCGTGGGACCACGCGCTCGCCGACGCCGTCGCCGCGCACGCCCCCGACCTGGTGGTCTCCGCCGGCTTCATGAAGGTGCTCGGCCCGGCGTTCCTGGCTCGCTTCGGCGGGCGCACCCTCAACACCCACCCCGCGCTGCTGCCGTCGTTCCCCGGCGCGCACGCGGTGTCCGACGCCCTGGCCTACGGGGTGAAGGTGAGTGGCTCCACCGTGCACCTGGTGGACGCCGGTGTGGACACCGGTCCGATCCTGGCGCAGGAGGCGGTGGCGGTCCTCGACGACGACGACGAGGCGAGCCTGCACGAGCGCATCAAGGTTGTGGAACGACGGCTGCTGGTGGACGTGGTGTCCGCCGTGGCCGCCAGAGGAATCAGCACCGACGGACGGAAGGCCCGAATCCATGAGTGA
- a CDS encoding DUF6350 family protein — protein sequence MTALLERPDRNDSGSRGAERSRGAELRGLLAVAVGPAGASAAIAAALVLLTLVTAGAQLGGVAASTAMTWLAMHQVPVTLGGSVLGVLPLLPTALLVWATARSTAAALRHDHDPRRALGAAVAGPVVLAGLALALVHTQSADLPLENPNPVVALLAVAGVHLLGALLGAAAQPRLRERALAPLPDWLSAALLLVPRAVAELVLGAAVLTVLSLLLSLGTVADLVSSGGGLAGGLGLVVLSLGYLPNVVLGAVSVTVGPGAVLGQSTVTAFGSVDAPLPALPVLAAVPSGSGSWWWPVVLVVPVVVAARLGARVVRAAGGDTGGGRQRSVLAVLGATAVLAGLVVALLGALAGGTLGSGTLSPVGVPVLALGGATAAWLLLVSASVALLREHDEPERAERKAAKAEAVTVRKAAKKVKPHKAKPVKTAEEKAKLRASRPSRRAGKPSTAEAAKAARVERLSKAEEKGRRGSQD from the coding sequence GTGACTGCTCTGCTCGAACGCCCCGACCGCAACGACTCCGGCTCCAGGGGCGCTGAGCGGTCGAGGGGGGCCGAGCTGCGCGGCCTGCTCGCAGTCGCGGTGGGGCCCGCGGGTGCCTCCGCCGCCATCGCCGCCGCGCTGGTCCTGCTCACCTTGGTCACTGCGGGTGCCCAGCTGGGCGGGGTGGCCGCGTCCACCGCGATGACGTGGCTCGCCATGCACCAGGTCCCCGTCACCCTCGGCGGCAGCGTGCTCGGCGTGCTGCCGCTGCTGCCCACCGCGCTGCTGGTGTGGGCCACGGCCCGCAGCACTGCCGCGGCGCTGCGCCACGACCACGACCCGCGCCGGGCGCTGGGCGCGGCGGTGGCGGGCCCGGTGGTGCTCGCGGGCCTCGCCCTGGCCCTGGTGCACACCCAGTCCGCTGACCTGCCGCTGGAGAACCCCAACCCGGTCGTGGCCCTGCTCGCGGTCGCCGGGGTGCACCTGCTCGGCGCGCTGCTCGGTGCGGCCGCCCAACCGCGGCTGCGCGAGCGGGCACTGGCCCCGCTGCCCGACTGGTTGTCCGCGGCGCTGCTGCTGGTCCCGCGGGCGGTGGCCGAGCTGGTGCTCGGCGCCGCGGTGCTCACCGTCCTCAGCCTGCTGCTCTCCCTCGGCACGGTCGCCGACCTGGTCTCCAGCGGCGGGGGCCTGGCTGGCGGGCTGGGCCTGGTGGTGCTGTCCCTCGGCTACCTCCCCAACGTGGTCCTCGGTGCCGTCTCGGTGACGGTGGGCCCCGGCGCGGTGCTCGGGCAGAGCACGGTGACGGCCTTCGGCTCGGTGGATGCGCCCCTGCCCGCCCTGCCCGTGCTGGCCGCGGTGCCCTCCGGCAGCGGCTCCTGGTGGTGGCCGGTGGTGCTGGTGGTGCCGGTGGTGGTGGCTGCCCGGCTGGGCGCCCGGGTGGTGCGCGCAGCCGGCGGGGACACCGGTGGTGGCCGGCAGCGATCGGTGCTCGCGGTGCTGGGCGCCACGGCGGTGCTCGCCGGACTCGTGGTGGCGCTGCTGGGGGCACTGGCCGGGGGCACCCTGGGTTCCGGGACGCTGTCGCCGGTGGGTGTTCCGGTGCTCGCCCTGGGCGGGGCCACGGCGGCGTGGTTGCTGCTGGTGAGCGCCAGCGTGGCGCTGCTGCGCGAGCACGACGAGCCGGAGCGCGCCGAGCGGAAGGCGGCCAAGGCTGAGGCTGTCACGGTGCGGAAGGCGGCCAAGAAGGTCAAGCCGCACAAGGCCAAGCCAGTGAAGACCGCCGAGGAGAAGGCGAAGCTGCGCGCGAGTCGCCCGTCGCGGCGGGCTGGCAAGCCGTCCACGGCAGAGGCCGCCAAGGCGGCGCGGGTCGAGCGGTTGTCCAAGGCCGAGGAGAAGGGGCGCCGCGGCTCCCAGGACTGA
- a CDS encoding response regulator transcription factor has product MTEAPPASRLRVFLVDDHAVFRAGVRAELGVEHDLEVVGEAGTVAESVAGINRLRPDVVLLDVHLPDGGGQAVLAALDPGPVCLALSVSDSAEDVIAVIRGGARGYVTKVISGVELAAAVRRVASGDAVFSPRLAGFVLDAFTGAAPEPATASDPELDALTPREREVLRLLARGYTYREIAEELVISVKTVETHSSNVLRKTQQSNRNALTRWAHRRKIV; this is encoded by the coding sequence ATGACTGAGGCGCCGCCGGCCAGCCGGCTCCGGGTGTTCCTGGTGGACGACCACGCGGTGTTCCGGGCCGGCGTGCGCGCCGAGCTGGGCGTGGAGCACGACCTGGAGGTGGTCGGCGAGGCCGGCACCGTGGCGGAGTCGGTCGCCGGCATCAACCGGTTGCGCCCGGACGTGGTGCTGCTGGACGTGCACCTGCCCGACGGCGGTGGGCAGGCCGTGCTGGCCGCGCTGGACCCCGGGCCGGTGTGCCTGGCGCTGAGCGTGTCCGACTCCGCCGAGGACGTCATCGCGGTGATCCGCGGCGGTGCCCGCGGCTACGTCACCAAGGTCATTTCCGGGGTGGAGCTCGCCGCGGCCGTGCGCCGGGTGGCCTCCGGCGACGCGGTGTTCAGCCCGCGGCTGGCCGGGTTCGTGCTGGACGCCTTCACGGGTGCCGCGCCCGAGCCCGCCACGGCCAGCGACCCGGAGCTGGACGCGCTCACCCCACGGGAGCGGGAGGTGCTGCGGCTGTTGGCGCGGGGCTACACCTACCGGGAGATCGCCGAGGAGCTGGTGATCTCGGTGAAGACGGTGGAGACGCACTCCTCCAACGTGCTGCGCAAGACCCAGCAGTCCAACCGCAACGCGCTGACGCGGTGGGCCCACCGCCGCAAGATCGTCTAG
- a CDS encoding chorismate mutase, with the protein MTNPSSAPHGSTQTTMAQADIDELRKEIDQLDRQILDAVKRRTEVSRQIGAARLASGGTKLVHVREMAVLERFGELGPEGRKLGMLLLNLGRGRLGH; encoded by the coding sequence ATGACCAACCCGAGCAGCGCCCCGCACGGCAGCACCCAGACCACCATGGCGCAGGCGGACATCGACGAGCTCCGCAAGGAGATCGACCAGCTGGACCGGCAGATCCTGGACGCCGTGAAGCGCCGCACCGAGGTGTCCCGCCAGATCGGCGCCGCGCGGCTGGCCTCCGGCGGCACCAAGCTGGTGCACGTCCGGGAGATGGCGGTGCTGGAGCGGTTCGGCGAGCTGGGCCCCGAGGGCCGCAAGCTGGGCATGCTGCTGCTGAACCTCGGCCGCGGCCGCCTCGGTCACTGA
- a CDS encoding M23 family metallopeptidase, which yields MARHRSTGHRSTGGRSSTPALGSAQGSPPVDAAPHDILQAIAAYPRTGVARHRAATSPLLRGRVATAFLTVGAAVAVGHLTQAPVAASTTAASGPVSLAAGPATPLAGTTGGAATVRSASLDSTRLDAAASPNVLPVAKAADVVALDQLVKSERMSAARAAREAEARRPLYVLPAVGTFTSGYGHRWGTEHAGIDIANAIGTPIVSVADGVVIDAGAANGFGLWVRVQNTDGTVAVYGHVDEIRTAVGQQVRAGDLIATMGNRGQSTGPHLHFEIHLGPLKLDPLPWLALHGLSVR from the coding sequence TTGGCGCGTCATCGCAGTACTGGTCACCGCAGCACTGGTGGTCGCAGCTCCACCCCAGCACTCGGCTCGGCCCAGGGTTCGCCCCCGGTCGACGCCGCGCCGCACGACATCCTGCAGGCCATCGCCGCCTACCCGCGCACCGGCGTGGCCCGTCACCGGGCCGCCACCTCGCCCCTGCTGCGGGGCCGGGTGGCCACCGCCTTCCTCACCGTCGGGGCCGCGGTCGCCGTGGGCCACCTGACCCAGGCTCCCGTCGCCGCCAGCACCACCGCTGCCTCCGGGCCGGTCTCGCTGGCCGCCGGACCGGCCACCCCGCTCGCCGGCACCACCGGAGGTGCCGCCACCGTGCGCAGCGCCAGCCTGGACAGCACGCGCCTGGACGCGGCGGCCTCCCCCAACGTGCTGCCGGTGGCCAAGGCCGCTGACGTCGTCGCCCTGGACCAGCTGGTCAAGAGCGAGCGGATGAGCGCAGCCCGGGCCGCACGCGAGGCGGAGGCTCGTCGCCCGCTGTACGTGCTGCCCGCGGTCGGCACCTTCACCTCCGGCTACGGCCACCGCTGGGGCACCGAGCACGCCGGCATCGACATCGCCAACGCCATCGGCACGCCCATCGTCTCGGTGGCCGACGGCGTGGTGATCGACGCCGGCGCGGCCAACGGGTTCGGGCTGTGGGTGCGGGTGCAGAACACCGACGGCACGGTCGCCGTCTACGGCCACGTGGACGAGATCCGCACGGCGGTGGGCCAGCAGGTCCGCGCCGGCGACCTCATCGCCACCATGGGCAACCGGGGCCAGTCCACCGGGCCGCACCTGCACTTCGAGATCCACCTGGGTCCGCTGAAGCTCGACCCGCTGCCGTGGCTGGCGCTGCACGGCCTGTCCGTGCGGTAG
- a CDS encoding DUF5336 domain-containing protein, with protein sequence MTYQPSSAGQGSSAPAGAGRPGTGADVGLGRLLGLVAAGLGLLVLLLGFLPHIKSSARGSDSSGNFYEAGNAGPLVVLFIAGLLLALPLLPRQERYTGLAAVLGVSGFIYLVFSTIGAATASDGTDLAWGNYLELVLGLVLMLVTVGALLLELGVVKAPRKSSQGAGGAGQFGQSGQQGQFGQFGQGGAQQQQSYGQPQQGGYYGEAPQQQQQPYGQAQQPYGQQQSYGQQPYGQQGQEQSWPQDNPEQGQPSGSYAPPTQAFGATPAEGSGPHPRDSQYGQPNQQ encoded by the coding sequence ATGACCTACCAACCTTCCAGCGCGGGTCAGGGCTCGTCCGCCCCCGCGGGCGCAGGCCGGCCCGGAACGGGTGCTGACGTCGGTCTCGGGCGGCTGCTCGGCCTGGTGGCCGCCGGCCTCGGCCTGCTCGTCCTGCTGCTCGGCTTCCTGCCCCACATCAAGTCCAGCGCCAGGGGCTCGGACTCCAGCGGCAACTTCTACGAGGCGGGCAACGCTGGCCCGCTCGTGGTGCTCTTCATCGCCGGCCTGCTCCTGGCGCTCCCGCTGCTGCCCCGGCAGGAGCGGTACACCGGCCTGGCCGCCGTGCTCGGCGTCTCCGGCTTCATCTACCTGGTCTTCTCCACCATCGGTGCGGCGACCGCCAGCGACGGCACGGACCTGGCCTGGGGCAACTACCTCGAGCTCGTGCTCGGTCTCGTGCTCATGCTCGTGACCGTCGGTGCGCTGCTGCTCGAGCTCGGCGTGGTCAAGGCACCGCGGAAGTCCAGCCAGGGCGCCGGTGGCGCCGGCCAGTTCGGTCAGTCCGGGCAGCAGGGCCAGTTCGGCCAGTTCGGCCAGGGCGGCGCCCAGCAGCAGCAGTCCTACGGCCAGCCGCAGCAGGGCGGCTACTACGGCGAGGCGCCGCAGCAGCAGCAGCAGCCTTACGGGCAGGCTCAGCAGCCCTACGGCCAGCAGCAGTCCTACGGCCAGCAGCCCTACGGCCAGCAGGGCCAGGAGCAGTCGTGGCCGCAGGACAACCCCGAGCAGGGGCAGCCGTCCGGGTCGTACGCGCCCCCGACGCAGGCGTTCGGCGCCACCCCCGCGGAGGGCTCCGGCCCGCACCCCCGTGACTCGCAGTACGGGCAGCCCAACCAGCAGTAG
- the pcrA gene encoding DNA helicase PcrA produces the protein MNTVPALPTDAPASTDELLAGLNAPQREAVLHSGSPLLIVAGAGSGKTAVLTRRIAHLLAERGVHPGQVLAITFTNKAAAEMRERVAALVGTRARAMWVSTFHSTCVRILRREAQHLPGLTSSFSIYDSDDTRRLITLVARDLDLDPKRYPARSLATQISNLKNELVDPDTAASDAADDMQRRVAEVYRDYQRRLRAANALDFDDLIGETVALLQAFPDVAEHYHRRFRHVLVDEYQDTNHAQYMLVRELTRASSPGEAHAVPPAELVVVGDADQSIYAFRGATIRNIVEFERDYPDARTILLEQNYRSTQTILSAANAVIARNTERRDKRLWTDAGDGELIVGYVADNEHDEAAFVASEIDRLVDNGDAVFGDIAVFYRTNNSSRSLEEVFIRLGLPYKVVGGVRFYERKEVRDIVAYLRVLANPDDEASMRRILNTPRRGIGDRAEACVAAHAERNRVSFAQALRDGARGDVALLNTRSQRAIGSFVELLDGLRTLLNGDGNTPGVDIAALTEAVLDRTGYRAELEASSDPQDESRLDNLTELVSVAREFAEEAGGVDTVDLAAAEEGLPQPGSLAAFLERVSLVADADQLPESGEGVVTLMTLHTAKGLEFPVVFVTGWEDGQFPHMRALGDPQELSEERRLAYVGITRARQRLYLSRAMVRSAWGQPMTNPASRFLQEIPEHLIDWRRLEPQRTSSGRSLGGDRTGSDSAQAGLSARGMRSTGFSGWGSGGGGSKQGLVLAVGDRVSHDKYGLGTVIAADGVGPRATATIDFGTSGTVRLMLIGGVPMVKL, from the coding sequence ATGAACACCGTGCCCGCACTGCCCACTGACGCCCCCGCCTCCACCGACGAGCTGCTGGCCGGGCTCAACGCCCCCCAGCGCGAGGCGGTGCTGCACTCCGGCTCCCCGCTGCTCATCGTGGCCGGCGCGGGGTCGGGCAAGACGGCGGTGCTCACCCGGCGCATCGCCCACCTGCTGGCCGAGCGCGGCGTGCACCCCGGCCAGGTGCTGGCCATCACCTTCACCAACAAGGCGGCCGCCGAGATGCGCGAGCGGGTCGCGGCGCTGGTGGGGACCCGGGCGCGGGCGATGTGGGTGTCCACCTTCCACTCCACCTGCGTGCGCATCCTGCGCCGCGAGGCCCAGCACCTGCCCGGCCTCACCTCGTCGTTCTCCATCTACGACTCCGACGACACCCGGCGGCTGATCACCCTGGTGGCGCGGGACCTGGACCTCGACCCCAAGCGCTACCCGGCCCGCAGCCTGGCCACCCAGATCTCCAACCTCAAGAACGAGCTGGTCGACCCCGACACCGCCGCCTCCGACGCCGCCGACGACATGCAGCGGCGGGTGGCCGAGGTGTACCGCGACTACCAGCGCCGGCTGCGTGCGGCCAACGCGCTGGACTTCGACGACCTGATCGGCGAGACGGTGGCGCTGCTGCAGGCGTTCCCGGACGTGGCCGAGCACTACCACCGGCGGTTCCGGCACGTGCTGGTGGACGAGTACCAGGACACCAACCACGCCCAGTACATGCTGGTGCGCGAGCTGACCAGGGCCAGCTCCCCCGGCGAGGCGCACGCGGTGCCGCCGGCCGAGCTGGTGGTGGTCGGTGACGCCGACCAGTCCATCTACGCCTTCCGCGGCGCCACCATCCGCAACATCGTGGAGTTCGAGCGGGACTACCCCGACGCGCGCACCATCCTGCTGGAGCAGAACTACCGCTCCACCCAGACCATCCTCAGCGCCGCCAACGCGGTGATCGCGCGCAACACCGAGCGCCGGGACAAGCGGCTGTGGACCGACGCCGGCGACGGCGAGCTCATCGTGGGCTACGTCGCCGACAACGAGCACGACGAGGCCGCGTTCGTGGCCAGCGAGATCGACCGCCTGGTGGACAACGGCGACGCGGTCTTCGGCGACATCGCGGTGTTCTACCGGACCAACAACTCCTCCCGGTCGCTGGAGGAGGTCTTCATCCGCCTCGGCCTGCCCTACAAGGTGGTGGGCGGGGTGCGCTTCTACGAGCGCAAGGAGGTCCGCGACATCGTGGCCTACCTGCGAGTGCTGGCCAACCCCGACGACGAGGCCAGCATGCGGCGCATCCTCAACACCCCGCGCCGCGGCATCGGCGACCGGGCCGAGGCCTGCGTGGCCGCGCACGCCGAGCGCAACCGGGTCAGCTTCGCCCAGGCCCTGCGCGACGGTGCCCGCGGCGACGTCGCGCTGCTGAACACCCGGTCCCAGCGGGCCATCGGCTCCTTCGTGGAGCTGCTGGACGGGCTGCGCACCCTGCTCAACGGCGACGGCAACACCCCCGGCGTGGACATCGCCGCACTCACCGAGGCGGTCCTGGACCGCACCGGCTACCGGGCCGAGCTGGAGGCCAGCAGCGACCCGCAGGACGAGTCCCGGCTGGACAACCTCACCGAGCTGGTCAGCGTGGCCAGGGAGTTCGCCGAGGAGGCCGGCGGGGTGGACACCGTCGACCTGGCGGCCGCCGAGGAGGGACTGCCGCAGCCTGGCTCGCTGGCCGCCTTCCTGGAGCGGGTGTCGCTGGTGGCTGACGCCGACCAGCTGCCGGAGTCCGGCGAGGGCGTGGTCACCCTGATGACGCTGCACACCGCCAAGGGCCTGGAGTTCCCCGTCGTGTTCGTCACCGGCTGGGAGGACGGGCAGTTCCCGCACATGCGGGCGCTCGGCGACCCGCAGGAGCTGTCCGAGGAGCGGCGGCTGGCCTACGTCGGCATCACCCGGGCCCGCCAGCGCCTGTACCTCTCGCGGGCGATGGTCCGCTCCGCGTGGGGCCAGCCGATGACCAACCCCGCCTCCCGCTTCCTGCAGGAGATCCCGGAGCACCTCATCGACTGGCGACGCCTGGAGCCGCAGCGCACCTCCTCGGGCCGCTCCCTGGGCGGCGACCGCACGGGCAGCGACTCCGCCCAGGCCGGGCTCTCGGCGCGCGGCATGCGCAGCACCGGGTTCAGCGGCTGGGGCAGTGGCGGGGGCGGCAGCAAGCAGGGTCTGGTGCTGGCCGTCGGCGACCGGGTCAGCCACGACAAGTACGGCCTGGGCACGGTGATCGCCGCCGACGGGGTGGGCCCGCGCGCCACCGCCACCATCGACTTCGGCACCTCGGGCACCGTCCGGCTGATGCTCATCGGCGGCGTGCCCATGGTGAAGCTCTAG